Genomic DNA from Bacteroides zhangwenhongii:
AATTTCAACTGTATGGAAACAAGCCACTTTGGTATTTTTTTCATCAATTTGCTTGAGCGGATTAGGAGGATGTCAAGATGGGGGAACCACATACGGGGCACCTCAGGGTTCTCCCTCCAATCCTGATCAACCGGTGACTTTCACCGATTTTACCCCCAACGAGGGTCCTGTACGTACACGCATGTATATCAACGGTGAAAACTTCGGAACGGACATTTCCCTTATCGAAGTATTTATAGGTGGACAGAAGGCAAAGGTCATTCACTCGTCCGACAAACAGATTTATTGCATGGTACCGGCACGTGCCAGCGGCGGATACGTAGAAGTGACCATCAAGAATCCCGATGGAAACGAGTATGTGAAACACACGTTCGATCAAAGGTTCACGTATCATTTTAACGAAATGGTAGGAACACTTTGGGGTAAAGTAGATGAAAACGGAAACAGTTCCGTGAAAAACGGAAGTTTTGAAGAGGCAGAGACTGTTGAACCGCGATTGGCTTTGTTTGACGACAAAGACGGAAGAAGGGAAATCTATTTTTGCGAAGGTAACAAAACCATCCGTAAGATGAACCTCGACACTCAAGAAGTAACTACGATATTAAAATCCGGTTCCGTAGATTGGAAGTCCATCAATACGATGTGTTGGAGCAAGGAAAAAGACACCTTGTTTGTTAACAACGTAACCACAGTGAAGGATGCTCCCGGTATATATTACTTCTTAAGAAAAGAGAACTTCCAAATTCCACACAACTGCGTGATCATGAAAAACGTGAACTGTATTTTCATCAACGATGCGGATCCGGACGACTGGGGAATCTATTTTATCACCAAAGACAAGTCGATGCTTTATAAAGGTATATTCAATCCTGAAACCGGATTATGGGATCCTCAAGAACTTCACACCTTCGGAAGTGGCGGACAATGGTATGAGAATGCGGTTTTTCATCCTGAGGGCAAATACCTTTACTGTCTGGCGCGCGGACAACACTGCATTCAGAAAGTGATCTACCACCCCGAAACCAACCAACTGGAGAAGCCTGACGTATTCGTCGGTTATTCCGGTTCGGGAGGATATATGGACGGAGTAGGAACGAATGCCCGCTTCGACATCCCGATGCAAGGCGTATTTGTAAAAAATGAACAATACATAAAGGAGGGAAAAGATGATATTTATGACTTTTACGTAATGGATGCCGGCAACCATTGTGTACGTATCGTATCTCCCGAAGGAGTTGTCACGACTTATGCAGGACGGGGTAGCGCCTCTTCCGACGGCAGAACTTGGGGATATATCGACGGACCGATACGAACCGATGCCCGTTTCTCCACTCCAATGGGACTCTGTTATGAGAAATCGACCGCCACATTCTACGTCTGTGACAAGAACAACAGACGCATCCGTACCATTTCTGTTCAGTAAACGAATGATTAACACACAATTATAAGTAAATATGAAAAGAATATTATTCATTGCAATCTGTCTGCTAACGGGTTGCGTCTGGGGAACGTATGCTCAAAACAAAAGCATAGAAGTCTCCGGAAACGTGAAAGACGAGACCGGGATGCCGCTCATCGGTGTCAATATCTCCGTGAAAAACACAAGTGGTTTGGGGGTGATTACCGACATTGATGGAAACTACACTATCAAAATAGCTCCATACAGTACTCTGATCTACTCGTATATCGGTATGGTAACACAGGAAATATTGATTAAAGAGAACATGAAAAAGGTCAATGTGGTGCTGAAAGAGTCGACCAAAAACGTCATTGATGAGGTAGTGGTAACCGGTACCGGTGTACAAAAGAAAGTAACCGTGACAGGAGCTGTCTCCACAGTAAATGTGGATTTGCTGAAAACACCAACTTCGAGCGTTACCAACGCTTTGGCCGGAAATGTACCGGGCATTATGGCCATGCAGAACAGCGGTCAGCCCGGAAAAAACATTTCCGATTTCTGGATCCGCGGTATTTCCACATTCGGAGCAAGCAACAGCGCTTTGGTGCTGGTAGACGGTTTCGAGCGTAGCCTTGACGAGATTAACGTGGAAGATATCGAATCTTTCTCCGTACTCAAAGACGCCTCGGCCACAGCTATCTACGGTTCACGAGGTGCAAACGGAGTGGTATTGATTACCACCAGACACGGTAAGGCAGGCAAAGTAAATATCAATGCAAAAGTACAATCTTCTTACAACACCCGTACCTACACACCCTCGTTCGTTGACGGGCCTACGTATGCCTCCATGCTGAACGAATCACGAGTGACACGCGGACTGGAGCCTCTTTATGACGAAGCAGACATGTATTTGTTCCGCAGCGGAATGGACCCCGACCTTTATCCAAATGTCAACTGGATGGATGCATTGTTGAAAGACGGTGCCATGACTCAACGCGCCAATGTAGACATCAGCGGTGGTGGTACCACAGCCCGTTATTTCGTCTCCATGAGTTACCTGAACGAAGACGGTATGTATAAAGTGGACAGTTCAATAAGAGACAAATATGACTCCAACCCCAATTACCAACGCTGGAACTATCGTATGAACGTGGACGTCGACGTTACCAAGACCACTTTACTGAAAATGGGCATATCCGGATGGTTATCCAAACAGAATGAACCGGGATGCGGAGGGGGAGAATCACAATTGTGGGCATCTATCGTAGGCCATAATCCAATCTCTACACCAATATACTACTCCGACGGGAAATTAGGAAGTTCCGGTACGGGCAATAAAGCTAACCCTTGGATGCTTTCCACGCAAAACGGATACAAAGAAAAATGGAATAACACCATACAAACCAACATCACATTGGAACAAGACCTGAAGTTCATCACCAAAGGACTGAAGTTCACGGGACGCTTCGGATTCGACACCTTCAACGAGAACACAAAGCTTCACGAACAATGGCCCGAACTTTGGAAGGCTGAACGGGAACGGGACAGTAATGGGAACATGGTTTTCCATAAACTTGCTGATGAACAGGTGATGAAGCACAGTTCCTCCGCCAAAGGCACACGTAAAGAGTTTTTCGAGGCCATTCTGAACTATAGCCGCACTTTCGGCGACCACCGGGTGGGAGGAACGTTGAAATACACTCAAGATGCCAATACCAATACACAAAGCGTCAGTGATTATGAATGGCTCGACCGCAAACATCAAGGGCTTGCCGGGCGATTCACATACGGATGGAAATACCGCTACTTCTTCGACTTCAACTTCGGCTACAACGGTTCCGAGAATTTTGCACCCGGACGCCAGTTCGGATTTTTCCCCGCCTACTCTTTGGCCTGGAACATCGCAGAGGAATCTTTCGTGAAAAAGAACTTGCCTTGGCTCAGTATGTTCAAGCTCCGCTACTCTTACGGTAAGGTCGGTAGCGATAACGTAGGCAGACGCTTTCCCTACTTACCCGGATTCAGCAACCTAAATGAGTATTCATACACATGGGGAGACTACGTAGATACTTCTTGGGCAGGAGGAAACAATAGCAACAAGTACAATGCACTGACCTATTCAATGATTACCTCCGAAGAAATCACTTGGGAGATTGCCACAAAGCATGATGTGGGATTGGACATATCTGTTCTCAATGACAAAATATCGGGTACGATTGACTATTTTCACGAGACACGCGACGGAATTTTCATGAATCGTACCAATCTACCGTGGATTGTCGGCATGAACGGACTGAAAGCCAATGCCAATGTGGGTAAGGTACTTTCAAAAGGTTTCGACGGCAATATAGCCTACCACGACAAGTTCGGAAAAGTAGACTTTACTTTACGCGGCAACTTTACTTATAGCAAGAATGAGATTCAAGAATACGATGAAGTAAACTCACTCTATCCGTATAAAATGAAGGCCGGTCAGCGTGTCGGTCAAGCATTGGGTTTGGTAGCCGTAGGATTATTCAAAGACTATGAAGATATCCGTAACAGCCCTGACCAAAGCCCGGTAGGCGGTTCTTCGATTATGCCCGGTGACATCAAATACAAGGACGTCAATGGCGACGGAAGAATCGGTGATAGCGATGTCGTCCCCATCGGAGCGACAACCCGTCCGAATTTGATTTATGGTTTCGGAGTCTCCGCACAATGGAAGGGACTTGATGTCAATGTACATTTTCAAGGAGCAGGCAAATCATCGTTCTTCATCAAAGGGCAAAGTATCTATGCATTCAGTGAGGGTGAATGGGGAAATGTGTTTGATGACTACGTTGGTAACTACTGGAGCCTGGATAACCCCGACCCCAATGCCAAATACCCCCGTCTGAGCTGGAACGGCAATGCCAATAATAATCGTGCCTCCACTTTCTGGCTGCGTGACGGTTCTTACCTCCGCCTAAAAACCTTGGAAGTAGGCTACACATTGCCTAAGAATATTTCACGTGTATTATACATGAACAATATCAGGGTATTCTTCATCGGAACGAATCTGTTAACTTTCAGCAAATTCAAGATGTGGGATCCGGAAATGGGAAGCAGCACGGGACAACAGTATCCGCTGAGCAAATCATATACATTGGGACTGACCGTCACCCTGTAAGTACATAACGCATAAAACTGATATACAATGAAAAAGAAACATATATTATATGTAGCCATGCTGAGCCTGGGAATGGCCGCAAGCTCATGCTCTGATTATTTGAATGTATCGGATAAACTGGAAGAAACGACTCAAAATTTGGAAAAGATTTTCATGAGTAAAGAACTCTCCGAACAATGGCTGGCACAAGCCTATGCTTATCTGACACTTTATAATTCGGATATTAACAACAGAGAGTATTGCCTTACCAATTTTGCGGATGATTATATCTTTGGCGATGCCATGTCTGAACTTCGCAGGTTCAAATATGCCGAATACGATGAAGAGTTTCACCGTAGTGCCTGGTATGAGGCATACAACGGTATCCGCCAAGCTTCCATCTTTATTCATAACATTGACCGCAATCCGGAATTTACACCGGAAGAAAGAAAAGACTACAAAGCGCAAGCACGCTTTGTCCGCGCCTATCTTTATTGGAAATTGTTGCAAAAGTTCGGCCCTATACCATTGATGCCGGACAAAGGAATGGACTACTCGCTTAGTTATGACGAAATTGCCACTCCGCGCAGCACGTACGATGAGTGTGCGAACTTTATTGCTCAAGAAATGGTGTTGGCAGCTTATGATCTGCCGGAAGACCGCGACAGCCGTAACATTGCCCGTCCTACACGTGGTGCCGCACTGGCTGCCCGGGCAAAAGCATTGCTTTACGCTGCCAGCCCCATCAACAATCCCGGAGGACCGGGCGACCCGATACCATCGGAACGCTTCACAGATATGGTAGACGATCAAGGCCGCCTATTGATGGGACAGGAATATAATGAGGAAAAATGGGCAAAAGCCGCAGCAGCAGCGAAAGACGTAGTAGAAATGGGGAAAAGAGGAGTATACAGACTCTATACCGTGAAAGCGCGTTCGGAAGGAACAATTGACTATCCGGCCACTATTACACCTCCACCTCATAAACCTTTTTCAGACCAAAACTATCCGGACGGATGGGCGGATATTGATCCTTTGCAATCCTATCAGAATATGTTCAACGGCAACCTTCACCCGTCCGACAATCCGGAAATGATATTCACCGTAGGACAAAACATTAATGCCAGTACCTTATCCCAACGAGGTATGCCTAGAGAAATAGGCGGATGGAATTGCTATGCCATGACTGGTAAACAATGTGATGCCTACGAAATGAACGACGGTACTCCATTCGATAAAACAAAGAAATATACCGGTGACGATATGTATATTAGTGCTTCAGAGGCAGCAAGCGGGACTTATGCACCTCTCCTTGAAGGAGTAAACAAGCGCTATGCACATCGTGAACCACGCTTCTACGCTTCTTGCGCCTATAACGGAACATTCTGGCCTGCCACTAGTGCAGAACTGCCTGAGGACCGCAACAAACAGGTGTTCTACTATCGCGGAATGGACAGTGGATGGGGAATTAAGGATAATGTGTTGCGTACAGGAATCGGAGTGATGAAATACATCAGCACACGTGATAATGCCAAAGCCGGAACTATCATAGCCAAGCCCATTGTCGGTATCCGCTATGCCGACGTGCTTCTGTGGTATGCCGAAGCTTTGAACGAACTGAATCCGGGCGCACAATACACCATTCCTTCGTGGGACGGCAGTCAGTCTTATACCATCACCCGTGATAAGGAAGAGATGCACTATGCCATCAAAAGAGTACGTCTGCGTGCTGGTCTCCCCGATTATGATGAAACCGATGTGTATCAAAACCAAGGAGCTTTCCGGAAGGCACTGAAGCACGAACGCCAGATTGAATTCTTTGCTGAGAACAGCCGCTATTTCGACCTTCGGAGATGGAAGGATGCACAGAAAGAAGAGTCCATGCCGATAACAGGGTGTAATATCTATATGAGTGAGACGGCAAAAGATTATTTTCACACGCAAGTGACGCTGTCCGATATTCCGACCACTTTCAACCGTAAGATGTATTTCTGGCCAATTTCCAAAAACGAGTTGAATAAAAACATGCGGATGACACAAAATCCGGGATGGGAAAGCTATGACCAATAATCTCTAAAAACGAAGACAGAAATGAAAAATTATATCGCATATTTTTTAATGTCAGGATTGCTGCTAACAAATGCGGCCTGCAACGACGAATGGGAAGATGAAATCTACTATCAGAATATCGCTCTGAAAGCCGTAATCAATAGCGAAGGAGTGACAAATATCTATATACCCTACGAAGGGAATGGAGAGTTTGTCTATCAGCTACCGGTCATCATAGGAGGCTCACAAATCAACGAATCCGATCTAGACATACAGATTGAAGTAGACAAGGATACGTTGAAGGATCTGAATACTGAACGATACAAACTGAGAGAAGACTTGTATTATCAGGAACTTCCGCAGGTGAACTACGAATTGCCTTCGGGCACTTGCCACATTCCAGCCGGAGAATGGCAAGGACTGTATGATATTAAATTCAAGTTTTCAGGATTGGATCTAAGACACAAATGGGTATTGCCGTTGACTATTGTCGACACAGACGCTTACGATCCCAATCCACGACAGAACTATCGGAAAGCGTTGTTACGCGTAATGCCTTATAATGACTATTCTGGTACGTACTCAGCCACTAATATGAAAATATATATCGATGACGACCAATATTCGATGGTAGTAGAAGAACGTAACCTTTTTGTCATGAGCGAAAACCAATGCTTCTTCTATGCAGGAAATATCAGCGAGGAATTGATAGATCGTGAGAAGTATAAAATCGCCTTGACTTTCAACGAGGACGGAACAATTGGCGCGAAAGCGGTTGATTCGGAAAATCAGATAGACTTCGAAGTAATCGGACAACCAACTTACACAACGAGAGTAATGGAGGATGCCACTTACCCTTACATCGAACACCATTACACCACCATCAATATGGAATACCGTTACAACGACGTGAGTACGTATGAAGACTATGAGATTCCTAACCGGGTGAAAGGAAGTATGAGCATGGAACGCAAGTTAGATACATTGAAACCTGAACGAGATCAAATTCAGTGGTAAAATACAATTAAAACTGTGAATATGAAATATAACAATTTTCTATTTTGTTTCCTATTAAACACCGTTGTAGCATTCTCAAGCGCCTGCAACGATGACAATGAAGAAGCAGGCAATCTTGCCTGCTTCCAAGAAAGCGGATACGTTGCCGCTGAGTTCTCTTATCAAGACGATAATTTCGAGCAAACAATGACCGTGCTGAACAGAGGTATGGGAACGTTTAATACGCAAATAACTCCCTATACACAAGCAGAAATGGCTGCTTACAACCAGAAAAATGGCACCAACTATCATGTGATGCCGGAAGGCACTTACAAGTTGAGCGAAACCAATCTCTCATTTACCGACAGCGAGAAGGCTAAAGACATTCTTGTAACGATGTATCCGAACAAATTATTCGAAGTGATACGGAAAGATACGGAAAGCAAACAATACGCCTTACCGTTGAAAGTGGGGAACCGGAGCAACTCCGGCGCCATTTACGTGGTAAATATGGATTATCCCGTTCTTAAATTATCAGAAGAAGAAATAACTCTAAGAATGGTGAATGAAGAAGAAGAGAGATCAATAACAGCATGTACATACGAAGAACAAGAAGCAACCGAACCTATTCCAAATAAAGGAAATATCAGTTTAGATCTTACCATTCCAAACAATGCAGAAGAATGGTTGAAAGAGTACAATACAAAAAACAGTACCGAATATCAATTATTGCCCTCAACCGCATACGAACTTGACAAAATGACCGGAACAGAAGGAGAAGAGCAATGTAGCGCTTCAATCAAAGTAAAACGTACACTCTCGTCAGGAGAACCGTTGGGATATGGCAACTATATTGTACCAATAAAATTAACAGGAATCGATAACAAGGTTGCGGTGAATCATGATATTCATATAATAAAAGTCATCAATACAAATGAATATAATGATGTGAAAAGAGAACATGACGACGGAAAAAATTGCATATTCCATGTAAAAATAGCCATTGATAAACCGGGCTACGAGATGTCAGGTAGAGACATGAAATACTTCCAAGAAAAAATCGCCATTCAATGGGAAGCTATTACCGAACGCTTTAATGCACTCGACAAGAATGGATTATTGAAACGAAACTATATCTTTGTACCCGATGTGAAAGACATCATCGTGTATGATGAGAATTACTTCAGTAGAAAAGATAACCCTAGGATACCTTATGACAAATTTCAATTAATAGTCTGCTACGACTTTTATAAAGATGACAATATCAATATGGGGGGAGGAAGCTACAGTGGCGATATGAACGCAGGCATTGATCTCATTGGTATGGGCGCCCATTGCAAGAACGCTGAAGAGTTCGACAGAGTACTCAATCCGGAAACATCAGGTTTTGAAGAAGCTTTGGCACATGAGTTAGGACACTTTCGCGGATTACTTGATACGTATTTATGCGACCTAAGCTCATCCAATAATAAAATCAATGGGCAGTCTTTCACTGCCGAATGGGGAAATATGATGGGAGCTTATAACCGGCCAATTGGTGAGGTATGGTGGAGTGATTATGAAGCTTATGTAATCAACGTCACAGGTGCAAAACATTGCGCCGGTAGTGGCACAGTTGCGGCATATTTTCCCGAAAATATGGAGGTGACAGTTACTGAACAAGGGAAACCGTGCGATGATTTCACATTGAAATTCTATCCTAAAGAGGGCAGTATCATTAAATCCGTTAAACATGAATTTAAAGGGACTGGAGGAGTGATACAAATTGACGCTAGAAAACTCTTCTGGGAAAAAGAGGGCGGGTGGAACAACCGTCCATATGCCGGTTCCTTCTATAAACTCTTCTTGGTAGAAGCTATTAATAAAAAGACCGGAAAAAAAGCATATAAAATGCTACCTTATTATGATCTCCATAAACAAGGGCTAATTGACAAATCAGAAAAGCCTATTGACGGTGAATCAACTTTCAAGTATTCCATCAATATAGACTAACTAATATAAAAGTTTCGTAGGTGAAGCCAACAGTCTCCTACGAAACTTTTGCATAACACATTATTGATAAGCTAACCATGACTTTAAAATCGACAATTACACCACTTCTATTAATATGTACCACATTATGCTGGAGTTATCCCAGTAATAGGAAAACATATCAAGGAACCAAAGAAGTGACTTTCTCCTCGTCCGATATCAAATTGGTGGAGACCTTTGAGCGTTCTCAAAAAATGGCACTCTCCTACTCCCACAATGGCAACGATCCCGTTGGTCATTGGTACGAAGCAGCTTTACCAGGGCGTAATGCTTTTTGTATGCGTGACGCTTCCCACCAAAGTATCGCAGCCGAAATGTTAGGATTATCCAAGCATAATTTCAACATGATGAAGAAATTCGCTAAAAACATCAGCGATTCAAAAGATTGGTGTACGTTTTGGGAAATAGATAAAGATAATAATCCGTGCAGCGCCGATTATTTGGACGATGCTAATTTCTGGTACAATCTGAATGCCAACTTCGACGTTATATTCGCTTGCCAACGACTGTATGAATGGACGGGAGACGAACGTTACCTGAAAGATGAAACATTGGCAAAATTCTTCCAACTATCTGTTAACGAATATGTGGAACGCTGGAAATTGGAACCGGAGAATATATTGCTTCGTACACAAGAAATGAACATAAAACCAACTTCTAAAGGCCGCTGGCGTGAAGTACGCGGGCTTCCTTCGTATGTGGAAAACTATCCCGGACTAACTAATAGTTCCGACTTGGTAGCAAGTCTCTACGGAGGGTTCGAAGCATATAGTAAAATACTGGCAACATTGGGTCAAAAAGCAGAAAGCGAAAAGTTTCATTTTCAGGCTGAGGAATATCGCCGACATCTTGAGGAAGACTGGTGGAATGATGAAAACAAAACATACCACACTTTCTGGACAAAGGACAACCAATTTGCCGACGGAGAAGGACTTACATATATGCTATGGTTCAATGCAGCCCAAGAAAAAGAACGCATTCAGGGAACAATAAAAAAAATGATGGAACGCAAAAACTGGAACATCGAGAACATCTCACATTTCCCATTATTATGGTACCGTTACAACTATACACAAAAAGCTTATGACATTCTGACAACCATTACTACCATGCACCGTTTTGAATACCCGGAGGTATCCTACGGAATGATAGAAGGCATTGTCAGTGGAGCTATGGGAATAGTACCTGAGGCATCACGGAAACGGGTGACCACCTTACCTAAAATCATAGGTGAACATTATCTTCAAATAGACAATCTCCCTCTACTAGGCGGACTAATTTCTGTTCGGCACGATGGCAACAAGGCTACCCGGTTTACCAACAATACCACCGACACACTAACTTGGGAAGCTGCCTATATGGGAAAAGTGGATGAGCTAACCGTTAATGGAAAAAAACAAAAGACCAAATCACGCACCGACTTAATGGGAAATATAATTTCATATATCGAAGTTAGTGTCACCCCTAAAATGGAAGTAAAAGTAAACATTGAATAATCACTAATTTTATCATGAAGAAACATTTCGTTACCGGACTGTTTGCCGTATTAGCCATGACGGCAAACGCCCAGTCTTTCAAAGAATGGCAAGACCCGGAAATAAACGCTGTAAACCGTGCGCCAATGCACGCCAATTATTTCGCTTATGAATCAACGGAAGCGGCTATAAAGGGAATCAAAGAGAAATCATCCAATTTCATGACTTTGAATGGAACTTGGAAATTTAATTGGGTGCCCAATGCCGATGCCCGCCCTACTGATTTCTGGCAACCGGAGTTTAATGACAAAGGGTGGAATACAATGCCTGTTCCCGGTGTATGGGAACTGAACGGATTCGGAGATCCTATCTACGTGAATGTAGGTTATGCCTGGCGTGAACAATTCAGGAACAATCCTCCACAAGTGCCTACCGTTAATAACCACGTAGGTTCCTACCGTCGGGAAATCACTGTACCTGCTCATTGGAAAGGAAAAGAAATCATAGCTCATTTCGGTTCTGTGACTTCCAATATGTATCTTTGGGTAAACGGTAAATATGTAGGTTATAGTGAAGACAGTAAAATGGAAGCCGAATTTAATCTTACTCCTTATCTGAAACCGGGACAAAAGAATCTGATAGCTTTTCAAGTGTTTCGTTGGTGTGACGGAACATACCTCGAAGATCAGGATTTCTTCCGCTACAGTGGCGTAGGTCGTGATTGCTATCTATATGCCCGCGGTAAAAAACAAATAGCCGATATCCGTATCACCCCCGACTTGGATGCACAATACCAGAACGGTTCATTAGCTATCAATCTCACCACAAAAGGACGCGGTGAAGTAGAGCTAGGACTATTTGATGCAGATAATCAACCCGTAGTTACCAAATCACTAAATGCTTCAGGTAATATAAGTACAACGATGGAAGTTACATCTCCTAATAAATGGACGGCTGAAACTCCTTATCTCTACACCCTGCGCGCAACACTAAAAGAAGGAAACAAAGTACTGGAAGTAATCCCAGTCAAAGTCGGTTTCCG
This window encodes:
- a CDS encoding IPT/TIG domain-containing protein, producing MKRKTTISTVWKQATLVFFSSICLSGLGGCQDGGTTYGAPQGSPSNPDQPVTFTDFTPNEGPVRTRMYINGENFGTDISLIEVFIGGQKAKVIHSSDKQIYCMVPARASGGYVEVTIKNPDGNEYVKHTFDQRFTYHFNEMVGTLWGKVDENGNSSVKNGSFEEAETVEPRLALFDDKDGRREIYFCEGNKTIRKMNLDTQEVTTILKSGSVDWKSINTMCWSKEKDTLFVNNVTTVKDAPGIYYFLRKENFQIPHNCVIMKNVNCIFINDADPDDWGIYFITKDKSMLYKGIFNPETGLWDPQELHTFGSGGQWYENAVFHPEGKYLYCLARGQHCIQKVIYHPETNQLEKPDVFVGYSGSGGYMDGVGTNARFDIPMQGVFVKNEQYIKEGKDDIYDFYVMDAGNHCVRIVSPEGVVTTYAGRGSASSDGRTWGYIDGPIRTDARFSTPMGLCYEKSTATFYVCDKNNRRIRTISVQ
- a CDS encoding SusC/RagA family TonB-linked outer membrane protein: MKRILFIAICLLTGCVWGTYAQNKSIEVSGNVKDETGMPLIGVNISVKNTSGLGVITDIDGNYTIKIAPYSTLIYSYIGMVTQEILIKENMKKVNVVLKESTKNVIDEVVVTGTGVQKKVTVTGAVSTVNVDLLKTPTSSVTNALAGNVPGIMAMQNSGQPGKNISDFWIRGISTFGASNSALVLVDGFERSLDEINVEDIESFSVLKDASATAIYGSRGANGVVLITTRHGKAGKVNINAKVQSSYNTRTYTPSFVDGPTYASMLNESRVTRGLEPLYDEADMYLFRSGMDPDLYPNVNWMDALLKDGAMTQRANVDISGGGTTARYFVSMSYLNEDGMYKVDSSIRDKYDSNPNYQRWNYRMNVDVDVTKTTLLKMGISGWLSKQNEPGCGGGESQLWASIVGHNPISTPIYYSDGKLGSSGTGNKANPWMLSTQNGYKEKWNNTIQTNITLEQDLKFITKGLKFTGRFGFDTFNENTKLHEQWPELWKAERERDSNGNMVFHKLADEQVMKHSSSAKGTRKEFFEAILNYSRTFGDHRVGGTLKYTQDANTNTQSVSDYEWLDRKHQGLAGRFTYGWKYRYFFDFNFGYNGSENFAPGRQFGFFPAYSLAWNIAEESFVKKNLPWLSMFKLRYSYGKVGSDNVGRRFPYLPGFSNLNEYSYTWGDYVDTSWAGGNNSNKYNALTYSMITSEEITWEIATKHDVGLDISVLNDKISGTIDYFHETRDGIFMNRTNLPWIVGMNGLKANANVGKVLSKGFDGNIAYHDKFGKVDFTLRGNFTYSKNEIQEYDEVNSLYPYKMKAGQRVGQALGLVAVGLFKDYEDIRNSPDQSPVGGSSIMPGDIKYKDVNGDGRIGDSDVVPIGATTRPNLIYGFGVSAQWKGLDVNVHFQGAGKSSFFIKGQSIYAFSEGEWGNVFDDYVGNYWSLDNPDPNAKYPRLSWNGNANNNRASTFWLRDGSYLRLKTLEVGYTLPKNISRVLYMNNIRVFFIGTNLLTFSKFKMWDPEMGSSTGQQYPLSKSYTLGLTVTL
- a CDS encoding RagB/SusD family nutrient uptake outer membrane protein; the encoded protein is MKKKHILYVAMLSLGMAASSCSDYLNVSDKLEETTQNLEKIFMSKELSEQWLAQAYAYLTLYNSDINNREYCLTNFADDYIFGDAMSELRRFKYAEYDEEFHRSAWYEAYNGIRQASIFIHNIDRNPEFTPEERKDYKAQARFVRAYLYWKLLQKFGPIPLMPDKGMDYSLSYDEIATPRSTYDECANFIAQEMVLAAYDLPEDRDSRNIARPTRGAALAARAKALLYAASPINNPGGPGDPIPSERFTDMVDDQGRLLMGQEYNEEKWAKAAAAAKDVVEMGKRGVYRLYTVKARSEGTIDYPATITPPPHKPFSDQNYPDGWADIDPLQSYQNMFNGNLHPSDNPEMIFTVGQNINASTLSQRGMPREIGGWNCYAMTGKQCDAYEMNDGTPFDKTKKYTGDDMYISASEAASGTYAPLLEGVNKRYAHREPRFYASCAYNGTFWPATSAELPEDRNKQVFYYRGMDSGWGIKDNVLRTGIGVMKYISTRDNAKAGTIIAKPIVGIRYADVLLWYAEALNELNPGAQYTIPSWDGSQSYTITRDKEEMHYAIKRVRLRAGLPDYDETDVYQNQGAFRKALKHERQIEFFAENSRYFDLRRWKDAQKEESMPITGCNIYMSETAKDYFHTQVTLSDIPTTFNRKMYFWPISKNELNKNMRMTQNPGWESYDQ
- a CDS encoding DUF4973 domain-containing protein; the protein is MKNYIAYFLMSGLLLTNAACNDEWEDEIYYQNIALKAVINSEGVTNIYIPYEGNGEFVYQLPVIIGGSQINESDLDIQIEVDKDTLKDLNTERYKLREDLYYQELPQVNYELPSGTCHIPAGEWQGLYDIKFKFSGLDLRHKWVLPLTIVDTDAYDPNPRQNYRKALLRVMPYNDYSGTYSATNMKIYIDDDQYSMVVEERNLFVMSENQCFFYAGNISEELIDREKYKIALTFNEDGTIGAKAVDSENQIDFEVIGQPTYTTRVMEDATYPYIEHHYTTINMEYRYNDVSTYEDYEIPNRVKGSMSMERKLDTLKPERDQIQW
- a CDS encoding DUF1735 domain-containing protein → MKYNNFLFCFLLNTVVAFSSACNDDNEEAGNLACFQESGYVAAEFSYQDDNFEQTMTVLNRGMGTFNTQITPYTQAEMAAYNQKNGTNYHVMPEGTYKLSETNLSFTDSEKAKDILVTMYPNKLFEVIRKDTESKQYALPLKVGNRSNSGAIYVVNMDYPVLKLSEEEITLRMVNEEEERSITACTYEEQEATEPIPNKGNISLDLTIPNNAEEWLKEYNTKNSTEYQLLPSTAYELDKMTGTEGEEQCSASIKVKRTLSSGEPLGYGNYIVPIKLTGIDNKVAVNHDIHIIKVINTNEYNDVKREHDDGKNCIFHVKIAIDKPGYEMSGRDMKYFQEKIAIQWEAITERFNALDKNGLLKRNYIFVPDVKDIIVYDENYFSRKDNPRIPYDKFQLIVCYDFYKDDNINMGGGSYSGDMNAGIDLIGMGAHCKNAEEFDRVLNPETSGFEEALAHELGHFRGLLDTYLCDLSSSNNKINGQSFTAEWGNMMGAYNRPIGEVWWSDYEAYVINVTGAKHCAGSGTVAAYFPENMEVTVTEQGKPCDDFTLKFYPKEGSIIKSVKHEFKGTGGVIQIDARKLFWEKEGGWNNRPYAGSFYKLFLVEAINKKTGKKAYKMLPYYDLHKQGLIDKSEKPIDGESTFKYSINID